From a single Helicovermis profundi genomic region:
- a CDS encoding IS1634 family transposase: MFIKLTTSKKSKFTKVYLVEGYRDKTGKSKQRTIKKYGNLEELEAKDPNILEKLKFEAKNMKKNEVVITHNLLKANSEQETDKNYGYFFLDNIYKSLEIAEFIKKYKFEKNFKYDLDEILRLLTFSRILNPMSKKATVAHQDEYFKEFNVALKSVYKSLSNLSEIKIDLQNHLNKKVSETYGRDTSLVFYDVTNYYFETEIEDDLKKKGPSKEKKSTPIVQMGLLIDSNGLPIAYDLFPGNTHDSSTLIPFIKNMRKQYNFGRVILTADKGLNSGKNLAYLKSKNDGYIVSQKIRGTSKAFMDEVLSDEGYACNPNGTFKIKSFFRERETKDENGEKIILKEKVVCFWSKNFDDREKHKREKLEERITTYLESPSKYKSSNSYGIKKYLKLQNLDKKTGEIKDIEPYIEFDEEKYKRDVSLDGYYTIVTSELDLNNEEVIKKYRGLWKIEESFRVLKTDLEGRPVYVKNQDHIEGHFLVCFIALLISRILEMKLDNKYSIRRIQETLKNATCRKIGNGLYSLNKQNDVFRDIEKLFDVSLNYSKVRIEQLRNWKKELSYNTKKQNTKPDKY; encoded by the coding sequence ATGTTTATAAAATTAACAACAAGTAAAAAATCTAAATTTACAAAAGTTTATTTAGTTGAGGGATATAGAGATAAAACTGGTAAGTCTAAACAAAGAACAATTAAAAAATATGGAAATTTAGAAGAATTAGAAGCTAAAGATCCAAACATATTAGAAAAATTAAAATTTGAAGCTAAAAATATGAAAAAAAACGAAGTAGTTATTACTCATAACCTTTTAAAGGCAAATTCTGAACAAGAAACAGATAAAAATTATGGATATTTTTTCTTAGACAACATCTATAAAAGTCTTGAAATAGCTGAATTTATAAAAAAATATAAATTTGAAAAAAACTTTAAATATGATCTTGATGAAATACTGAGATTACTTACTTTTTCTAGAATACTTAATCCAATGAGTAAAAAAGCTACTGTAGCTCATCAGGATGAATACTTTAAAGAATTTAATGTAGCTTTAAAATCAGTCTACAAATCATTATCAAATCTTTCAGAAATAAAAATAGATTTACAAAATCATTTAAATAAAAAAGTTTCAGAGACTTATGGTCGAGATACATCACTTGTTTTTTATGATGTTACAAATTATTATTTTGAAACGGAAATAGAAGATGATTTAAAGAAAAAGGGACCATCAAAAGAAAAAAAGAGTACGCCAATCGTTCAAATGGGTTTACTTATAGATTCAAATGGTTTACCAATAGCTTATGATTTGTTTCCTGGTAATACTCATGATAGTAGTACACTTATTCCATTCATTAAAAATATGAGAAAACAATATAACTTTGGAAGAGTTATATTAACTGCTGATAAAGGTTTGAATAGTGGTAAAAATCTGGCTTATTTAAAATCTAAGAATGATGGTTACATCGTTTCACAGAAAATAAGAGGTACGTCTAAAGCATTTATGGATGAAGTATTATCAGATGAAGGTTATGCATGTAATCCAAATGGAACCTTTAAAATAAAATCATTTTTTAGAGAAAGAGAAACAAAAGATGAAAATGGAGAAAAAATTATTTTAAAAGAAAAAGTAGTTTGTTTCTGGTCAAAAAATTTTGATGATAGAGAAAAACATAAAAGAGAAAAGTTAGAAGAAAGAATTACCACATATTTAGAGTCGCCATCAAAGTATAAATCATCAAATAGTTATGGTATAAAAAAATATTTAAAGTTACAAAATCTAGATAAAAAAACAGGTGAAATAAAGGATATAGAGCCATATATAGAGTTTGATGAAGAAAAATATAAAAGAGACGTAAGTCTAGATGGTTATTATACAATAGTAACTAGTGAACTTGATCTTAATAATGAAGAAGTTATAAAAAAATATCGTGGACTATGGAAAATAGAAGAAAGTTTCAGAGTGCTAAAAACGGATTTAGAAGGTAGACCGGTTTATGTAAAAAATCAAGACCACATAGAAGGACATTTTTTAGTATGCTTCATAGCACTTCTAATTAGTAGAATATTAGAGATGAAACTAGATAATAAATATTCAATTAGAAGAATACAAGAAACGTTAAAAAATGCAACGTGCAGAAAAATTGGAAATGGATTATATTCACTAAATAAACAAAATGACGTTTTTAGAGATATAGAAAAACTATTTGACGTATCATTAAATTATAGCAAAGTCAGAATTGAACAACTTAGAAATTGGAAAAAAGAATTGTCGTACAACACAAAAAAACAAAATACAAAACCAGATAAATATTGA
- a CDS encoding NAD(P)-binding domain-containing protein — protein sequence MKHFSVVIVGAGPSGLCLSYHLKEKGIDHIIIEKKEILHTWKNERWDSFDLVTPNWMTLLPETEKIIPKNNEFMSKNQIVNSLEKFAKEVNPNVLEHTVISNISLEDELYYIKTDKGNFTANNVIISVGLFNNKKIPLPEFDT from the coding sequence ATGAAGCATTTTAGTGTAGTTATAGTTGGAGCAGGTCCAAGCGGTCTTTGTTTATCATATCATTTGAAAGAAAAAGGTATTGATCATATTATAATAGAAAAAAAAGAAATTTTGCATACTTGGAAAAACGAGCGCTGGGACTCTTTTGATTTAGTAACTCCAAATTGGATGACTCTTTTACCAGAAACTGAAAAAATCATTCCTAAAAACAATGAATTTATGAGTAAAAATCAAATCGTTAATTCGCTTGAAAAATTTGCTAAGGAAGTGAATCCAAATGTATTAGAACATACTGTGATTTCAAATATTTCGCTTGAAGATGAGCTTTATTATATAAAAACGGATAAAGGTAATTTCACTGCAAATAACGTGATTATATCTGTGGGCTTATTTAATAATAAAAAAATTCCGCTTCCTGAGTTTGACACTTAA
- a CDS encoding S-layer homology domain-containing protein encodes MKPTNKKFISLFMVMLMIMSYSFTFAAQSFTDVAVENWANNYIDNVSSRNIIPGYSDATFRPENNVSKLETLIAIYRVLKMDGKLDDVDENALVVKYQSTIEEMKIPPMLSPYGADTYIAVAYALENGIVQKDELKYFTDDTKLTDAKKIDFTVFMGKAINSFEKENLNKIITFDYVDAFDITHVAAPYVYMLNEREIISKKGDSNGKFNPNSIIKRDVFATMISGMYDYLIAKKNGTTIGEVTNNESDTLLTNTDSETKPSSEIPAITSIVGKIVVIHPDSKLIEVRDSNNKLRVYDASSSDILDNDGKVSFDSLETNQEVKIFASGSNLSKIIIDKKYSKTTGYLKQISDINSGNENAYKVITIKNTSGKNEYFKVMNSVYIELNGEKSKISEISLDDKITVSYEGYTAKKLEVYGKSYVVGGILNRTSDFKKGSEISIKLISGKYIEQTLKQDIDLVLNGNDEVKKGDIVKVTVNYGDVTKVEFTGLSSSDSGIVKEIIISETPKMMLLSDDGKTKTYNLSKNLVVKNQNTINLENVGIYDLRLNQNVLCEIDAFGINMVTVKKKIEKVKIQGSVTEVYKSSGLLKIKAEDGNSYIVNFKANSGLNIDDYSVNSKVYVYGVKLSNELFEAELIINLE; translated from the coding sequence ATGAAACCGACAAATAAAAAGTTTATAAGTTTATTTATGGTAATGCTTATGATTATGTCATATTCATTCACTTTTGCAGCTCAGTCTTTTACGGATGTTGCGGTGGAAAATTGGGCAAATAACTACATAGATAATGTTTCTTCACGGAATATTATTCCGGGTTATTCAGATGCAACTTTTAGACCTGAAAATAATGTATCTAAGTTAGAAACTTTAATTGCTATTTATAGAGTACTTAAAATGGATGGTAAATTAGACGATGTTGATGAAAATGCTTTAGTTGTTAAATATCAATCTACTATAGAAGAGATGAAAATTCCACCAATGCTTTCTCCTTACGGTGCAGATACCTATATTGCTGTTGCATATGCGCTTGAAAATGGTATTGTTCAAAAAGATGAACTTAAATATTTTACAGATGATACAAAATTAACCGATGCTAAAAAAATTGATTTTACGGTTTTTATGGGAAAAGCTATTAACTCTTTTGAAAAAGAAAATTTAAATAAGATAATTACTTTTGATTACGTTGATGCATTTGATATTACTCATGTTGCTGCTCCTTATGTTTATATGTTAAATGAAAGAGAGATAATAAGTAAAAAAGGTGATTCAAATGGTAAATTTAATCCTAATTCAATAATAAAAAGAGATGTTTTTGCAACTATGATCTCAGGTATGTATGATTATTTAATTGCTAAAAAAAATGGAACGACTATAGGTGAGGTTACAAATAACGAGAGTGATACGCTTTTAACTAATACTGATTCGGAAACAAAACCAAGTAGTGAAATTCCTGCGATTACAAGTATTGTTGGAAAAATTGTAGTTATTCATCCAGATAGTAAATTGATAGAGGTTAGAGACTCTAATAATAAACTTAGAGTTTACGATGCATCTTCTTCAGATATTTTAGATAATGATGGCAAGGTTTCTTTTGATAGTCTTGAAACTAATCAAGAAGTAAAAATTTTTGCTAGTGGTTCTAATCTTTCTAAAATTATTATTGATAAAAAATATAGTAAAACTACTGGTTATCTAAAACAGATTTCAGATATTAATTCAGGAAATGAAAATGCATATAAAGTAATTACTATTAAAAATACAAGTGGAAAGAACGAATATTTTAAAGTAATGAACAGTGTTTATATTGAGCTGAATGGTGAAAAAAGTAAGATTAGTGAAATTAGTCTGGATGATAAAATTACGGTAAGTTACGAAGGTTACACAGCTAAAAAACTTGAAGTTTACGGCAAAAGCTACGTAGTTGGTGGAATACTTAATAGAACTTCTGATTTTAAAAAGGGTAGCGAAATTAGTATAAAGTTAATTAGTGGTAAATATATTGAGCAAACTTTAAAACAAGATATTGATTTAGTGTTAAATGGAAATGATGAAGTTAAAAAGGGCGATATTGTAAAAGTTACTGTTAATTACGGCGATGTTACTAAAGTGGAATTTACGGGTCTTTCTTCATCGGATTCGGGTATAGTAAAAGAAATTATTATTTCTGAAACACCTAAAATGATGTTATTAAGTGATGATGGGAAAACGAAAACTTATAATTTATCAAAAAATTTAGTTGTTAAAAATCAAAATACAATTAATTTAGAAAATGTAGGGATTTATGATTTGAGATTGAATCAAAATGTTTTATGTGAAATAGATGCTTTTGGTATAAATATGGTTACTGTTAAAAAGAAAATTGAAAAAGTTAAAATACAGGGTTCGGTTACTGAGGTATATAAATCTTCAGGTCTTTTAAAAATAAAAGCTGAAGATGGAAATAGTTATATAGTTAACTTTAAAGCTAATAGTGGCCTTAATATTGATGATTATAGCGTCAATTCTAAGGTATATGTTTATGGAGTTAAACTTTCAAATGAACTTTTTGAGGCAGAACTTATTATAAATTTAGAATAA
- a CDS encoding alpha/beta fold hydrolase: MNIKINGLNINYEIKGEGKPILLLHGWGANIESFRPVIESLNDNFKVITLDFPGFGKSQEPNNPIGIFEYADITEKFIEKLNIVNPILFGHSFGGRVSIILASKLKINKIVLIDSAGIKPKRSKKYYLKVYTYKFFKKVASIPGINLILKEFMEEYRNKAGSSDYNNASPIMKKVLSKVVNEDLRKFLPKIKSPVLLVWGENDTETPLSDAKLMNTLLQNSGIAVLKGVGHFSYLEKLNEFLIIINNFLEEDK, from the coding sequence ATGAACATAAAAATAAATGGTTTAAATATAAATTACGAAATAAAGGGAGAAGGAAAACCAATCCTACTATTACACGGTTGGGGCGCTAATATTGAATCTTTTAGACCTGTTATTGAGTCTTTAAACGATAATTTTAAAGTTATAACGCTTGATTTTCCGGGTTTTGGTAAATCACAAGAACCCAATAACCCTATAGGAATTTTCGAATATGCTGATATAACCGAAAAATTTATTGAAAAACTAAATATAGTAAATCCAATTTTATTTGGTCATTCTTTCGGAGGAAGAGTATCTATAATTTTAGCTTCAAAACTTAAAATCAACAAAATAGTGTTAATCGATAGTGCAGGAATAAAACCAAAACGATCTAAAAAATATTATTTAAAAGTATATACTTACAAGTTTTTTAAAAAAGTTGCATCAATACCAGGTATCAATCTAATTCTTAAAGAATTCATGGAAGAATATAGAAATAAGGCAGGCTCTAGCGATTACAACAATGCTTCTCCTATAATGAAAAAAGTCTTGTCAAAAGTAGTAAATGAAGATTTACGAAAATTTTTACCTAAAATAAAATCTCCTGTTCTTTTAGTTTGGGGAGAGAACGACACTGAAACTCCACTTTCAGATGCAAAATTAATGAACACTCTATTGCAAAATTCCGGTATAGCTGTATTAAAGGGAGTTGGGCATTTTTCATATTTAGAAAAATTAAATGAATTTTTAATTATTATCAATAACTTTTTAGAAGAGGATAAATAA
- a CDS encoding Mur ligase family protein: MDINYKLFTIFIILFSYYKNVHDLHMFQLNSYRQERYLKWYRKKYSKFIKDYDVMLLLGSIIFIIAYTNFDNLIIKVIITIFSAILISISVFIYVFRISNENVKKKLVYTNRIKRLIGTLGIIYFVFSVTVIFSNNIILIILAIILNVFSFISILLSNYINKPIELKIKNKFYKDAKNILESNKHLTVIGITGSYGKTSTKNLLYDLLKRDYNVLITPESYNTLYGVIRTIREKLKPTHDIFIVEMGAKQVGDIKEICDLVNPDMGIITSIGEQHLETFKNISNIIKTKGELFEGIKPNGKAFINISDENIMKIKKRSDIEYIKYNNLNDDIVGNYYADNIKISNKGTEFDLVDKDNYVLPVQTKLLGKHNIFNLVSAISLALEVGVKYEKINNLLKDIEPIKHRLSLRTTTNRYTILDDAFNSNPVGSKNALEVLKNFEGNKKIIITPGMIELGEKQDILNEKFGEYIADSADFVILVGRKQTLAIQNGLKNKNYDKNNIYIAKDLNDGFDKINSIIKTGDVLLIENDLPDTFNE; the protein is encoded by the coding sequence ATGGATATAAACTACAAACTTTTTACGATTTTCATAATACTTTTTTCTTATTACAAAAACGTTCATGATTTACATATGTTTCAACTTAATTCTTATAGACAAGAACGTTATCTAAAATGGTATAGAAAAAAATACAGTAAATTTATAAAAGATTACGATGTAATGCTGCTTCTTGGCTCAATTATTTTTATTATTGCCTACACTAATTTTGATAATTTAATAATTAAAGTAATTATCACCATATTTTCTGCCATTTTAATATCTATATCTGTTTTTATATATGTTTTTAGAATATCAAACGAAAACGTTAAAAAGAAATTAGTTTACACTAATAGAATAAAGCGACTTATTGGCACACTTGGGATAATATATTTTGTTTTTTCAGTTACTGTTATTTTTTCAAATAATATAATCCTCATAATATTAGCCATTATATTGAACGTATTTTCTTTTATTAGCATTTTACTGTCAAATTATATAAACAAACCAATTGAATTAAAAATAAAAAACAAATTCTATAAAGACGCTAAAAATATATTAGAATCCAATAAACATCTTACTGTAATTGGTATAACTGGTAGCTATGGAAAAACAAGCACTAAAAATTTATTATATGATTTATTAAAAAGAGATTATAATGTTTTAATAACTCCTGAAAGTTACAATACTTTATATGGTGTAATTCGAACAATAAGAGAAAAGCTAAAGCCAACTCACGATATATTTATCGTAGAAATGGGAGCTAAACAAGTTGGAGATATAAAAGAAATATGTGATTTAGTTAATCCGGATATGGGTATTATCACTTCAATTGGAGAACAACATTTAGAAACTTTTAAAAATATTTCTAACATAATAAAGACAAAAGGCGAATTATTTGAAGGAATAAAACCTAACGGAAAAGCTTTTATAAATATCTCAGACGAAAATATTATGAAAATTAAAAAAAGAAGCGATATCGAATATATTAAATATAATAACTTAAATGATGATATCGTCGGTAATTACTACGCAGACAATATTAAAATTTCTAACAAAGGAACTGAATTTGATCTTGTTGATAAAGACAATTATGTTCTTCCAGTTCAAACAAAATTACTTGGAAAACATAATATATTTAATTTAGTAAGCGCAATTTCACTTGCTTTAGAAGTTGGAGTTAAATACGAAAAAATTAATAATCTACTTAAAGATATTGAGCCTATTAAACATAGATTATCTCTAAGAACTACAACAAATAGATATACAATACTAGATGATGCATTTAACTCTAACCCAGTAGGTTCAAAAAACGCTCTTGAAGTTTTAAAGAATTTTGAGGGAAATAAAAAAATTATTATAACTCCTGGTATGATTGAACTTGGCGAAAAGCAAGATATATTAAACGAAAAATTTGGAGAATATATTGCTGATAGTGCAGATTTCGTAATATTAGTTGGAAGAAAACAAACGCTTGCAATTCAAAATGGTCTAAAAAATAAAAATTACGATAAGAATAATATCTATATAGCAAAAGACCTTAACGATGGATTCGATAAAATTAATTCTATAATTAAGACAGGTGATGTACTTCTTATCGAAAACGATTTACCAGATACTTTCAACGAATAA
- a CDS encoding D-alanine--D-alanine ligase: MINLAVFFGSRSVEHEVSIITALQTILTLKENNNLNIQPIYIDKTGDWYTGDNLLEIDNFKNIKKVIANSQKINFVRENGKTYIVKSPLPTLRKGIISQVDMAFPIIHGSYGEDGSLQGFFEHMQIPYIGSSVLASATTMDKIITKLILKSSGVNVVDSVWFSADEWLNDSNKCIKLVEDNLDYPLIIKPSDIGSSIGVKVVKSKKEVEDAVNFVRKFSNRILAEKMIQNMREINISVLGDSEEVELSVCEEPISDDEFLTFDNKYNSNGSSTKGMSSAKREIPAKLTETEKNTIETMAKESFRALNLSGLCRIDFIMDTKEKKIYVNEFNTIPGSLAFYLWEATNKSFLEVLNTLIKLSSKKERNEAMLIRTNKSNILSGVKLGGLKK; this comes from the coding sequence ATGATAAACTTAGCAGTTTTTTTCGGTTCTAGATCCGTAGAACATGAAGTTTCAATAATTACAGCACTTCAAACAATACTTACTTTAAAAGAAAATAACAATCTAAATATACAACCTATTTATATAGATAAAACAGGTGACTGGTACACTGGAGATAATTTACTTGAAATTGATAACTTTAAGAATATAAAAAAAGTAATTGCAAATTCACAAAAGATTAATTTTGTAAGAGAAAATGGAAAAACGTATATAGTAAAATCGCCTTTACCAACCTTAAGAAAAGGAATCATCTCACAAGTAGATATGGCATTTCCTATTATACATGGTTCATACGGCGAAGATGGTTCTTTACAAGGCTTTTTTGAGCATATGCAAATTCCATATATCGGTTCTTCTGTACTTGCAAGTGCTACTACAATGGACAAAATAATTACAAAGTTAATACTAAAGTCTAGTGGTGTTAATGTTGTTGATAGTGTTTGGTTCTCAGCAGACGAGTGGTTAAACGATTCAAATAAATGTATAAAATTAGTTGAAGATAATTTGGACTACCCACTAATAATAAAACCCTCTGACATTGGATCAAGCATTGGAGTAAAAGTTGTTAAATCCAAAAAAGAAGTTGAAGATGCAGTTAATTTTGTTAGAAAATTTTCAAATAGAATATTAGCAGAAAAAATGATTCAAAATATGAGGGAAATTAATATATCCGTACTTGGTGATAGCGAAGAAGTTGAGCTTTCTGTATGCGAAGAACCAATATCTGACGACGAATTTTTAACATTTGACAACAAATATAATTCAAATGGATCGTCAACTAAAGGAATGTCATCTGCCAAAAGAGAAATACCGGCAAAACTCACAGAAACAGAAAAAAACACAATAGAAACTATGGCAAAAGAATCATTTAGAGCATTAAATTTAAGCGGACTCTGTAGAATAGACTTTATAATGGATACAAAAGAAAAAAAAATATATGTAAATGAATTTAATACAATACCAGGATCACTTGCATTTTATCTTTGGGAAGCAACAAATAAAAGTTTTCTAGAAGTACTAAATACATTAATAAAACTTTCAAGCAAAAAAGAAAGAAATGAAGCAATGCTAATAAGAACAAATAAAAGCAATATCCTCTCAGGTGTAAAACTTGGTGGACTAAAAAAATAA